From Hymenobacter sediminicola:
GTGACGGGTACGGAAGCGGAAGGCCAGGAATTGCAGGTGTGGCTTGCCGAATACCAACCCTATATAACTGCCGAATTAACGGGCCAGTTGACGTTGCGACAACTGCTGGCGTTCATCGGCTCCGCAGATGGGCTGGTGGCGGGCAGCACAGGCCCTTTGCACATGGCGGCCGCTCTCGGGCGCTATACGCTGGGATTGTATCCGCCTATCCGGCCTATGCACCCGGGCCGTTGGGCACCTCTTGGTCCACACGCCGACTATCTGGTGTTTGATAAACCTGCTTGCCAAGACTGCCGTCAGCAACCTGTTGCTTGCACCTGCATCAAAGCAATAGCGCCCCTGGCCGCTCTACAGCGGATAATTGCGTGGAATCCCTCTATCTTGTCCAGCTGAGCCAGCGTCTTTTTTCGATTTATGACTCAATCTGTTGCCTTCTCTTTTTCTCTGCGTCAGCTTTACCACGATGGCCGCCTGTCACAATACCTGCTGTTGCTGGCAAGCGTAGCGGCCGTTATTGGACTGTTTGCGTCGCGGGCAATGGTGTCGCTTAGTCCGGTCGTAGGGTTTCTGGCAGCAATGGCCCAGCCGCAACTAGCTGAGCGCCTACGAACCAGCGTACGTCTGCGTACTTGCTTGGCTATGGGGCTGTTGTACCTGTTTTGGCTTGTGAGTGTGGTATATACCTCTGAGCTGGCCATCTGGCGCCATGAAGTGTACCGCAAACTTCCACTTGTCATTGTGCCTCTGGCATTTGCCGTGGCGGTTCCCCTCAATCTGCGGCAGCGTTTCGGGATTGGTCTGCTGTACGTAGGGCTAGCCACTACATTGGCCCTAGGCACGTTAGGCCGCTACTTGCTCAATCCGGCCGAAGCCAACTACGAAATAAGCATCGGGCACAACGTGCCAGCCATTACGGGTATCTTTCATATTCACTTCAGCATCATGCTGGCATTGGCCTTCTTCTTTGCCTTGCTGATGCGGCGTAGCGCGCTAGCCTCATCGGCTCTGCGGTGGGGGCTGCTGGGCTGTGCTGTGGTGCTGTGCCTGATTATGCACGTGCTAGCTTACCGTACCGGGCTTCTAGTGCTCTACGGCATGCTACTACTGGATGCGGCCTTGCTGATTGTGCTGAAGCGGCGCTTCTTGCTCGGAGCCGTTCTGCTGCTAGGTCTCACAGTACTACCGTTACTTGCCTACTTCACCTTAGAGCCTATTCAGAG
This genomic window contains:
- a CDS encoding O-antigen ligase family protein → MTQSVAFSFSLRQLYHDGRLSQYLLLLASVAAVIGLFASRAMVSLSPVVGFLAAMAQPQLAERLRTSVRLRTCLAMGLLYLFWLVSVVYTSELAIWRHEVYRKLPLVIVPLAFAVAVPLNLRQRFGIGLLYVGLATTLALGTLGRYLLNPAEANYEISIGHNVPAITGIFHIHFSIMLALAFFFALLMRRSALASSALRWGLLGCAVVLCLIMHVLAYRTGLLVLYGMLLLDAALLIVLKRRFLLGAVLLLGLTVLPLLAYFTLEPIQRRVSVSLDDLNQYKSGRDINDYSMAKRFAAWKTATIIASQHLLVGVAPADVDAAMIDQYSYQNFGLLPKNWVMTHNQYLEAIVGGGIVGLLLWLLVLFGPLLQPALRQNPYVVHFLLMMAIANLVDSLLQMQTGFNMFVFLYGFLVVDTERAARLTAANSAV